AGGGAAAGGTTGTGAATCCTGTCAACTATTACTTCATGGACTTGAGTGCGGAAGATTATGAGAAGATGATTCAACTAGCCGCCAATCACGGTAAAGTGTTCGATTAATCTCTTAAAACAACGATTTCTATGCTGAATACGGACAAAGAACTAAAATTATATTACTCCATAGCCGAAGTGGCCGATATGTTTGGAGTCAATGCATCCTTGCTTCGTTTTTGGGAGAAGGAGTTCCCGCAGATTTCTCCCAGGACAACGGGGAGGGGGATACGTCAGTATCGAAAGGAGGATGTGGAAACGATTGGTCTGATCTATCATCTGGTGAAGGAGAAAGGTCTGACGCTTCCCGGTGCCCGTCAACGGTTGAAGGATAATAAGGAAGCCACGGTTCGCAATTACGAAATTGTGAACCGTCTGAAAGGTATTAAGGAAGAGCTTCTGGCTATCAAGAAAGAACTGGACGGACGATAAATTATTCCTCCACCCGGTTCACCTGTTTGATGTTTTGAATCTTCTTCAGATTATTACAGATTGTCTTTACATCTTCCACATCGTGTACCCATAGCTGAATCTTTCCTTCGAATATCCCGTCATTCGTTTCAATGGCAAGTTTACGGATGTTCACGTTGAGCTGTCTGGAAATGACCTGAGTCACTTCATTCAGAAGTCCCATGCTGTCTATACCTCTTAAATAGATATATACGAGGAAAGAAAGTTCTTTGTGAGTATCCCATTCGGTCGCTAATATACGGTTACCATAGCTGCTTTTCAGCTTGGCAGCAACAGGGCACTGGCGTTTATGAATAATAATGCGGTCGTTTTCATCAACGTAACCCAAAACATCATCACCGGGAATCGGATGACAACATTCGGCCATGATGTATTTCTTTTGCAGGCTTTCTTCGGTCAGTTTAAGAATCTCTTTCGGATTGATCTTTTCTTTTTCCTGCGGTTCTTTCTCTTCCGGTTTTTCCTTGTTGCTGTTCCCGAAGGAGAACGTCAGGTATTTCTTCCAGTTGCTGGTTTGCTTTTCTCTCAGCTCGTTCTTGTCCGCTTCTCCCAAAGTAATGGCTTTGCTGCCGATAGCGGCCAGTAACTCTTCTTCATTCTTGAAGTTGTGAAATTTACGCAACTTCTCGATGACAGCTTCTTCCGGACGTATTTCTTCCTTCTTCAGAAACTCGTTGAGTAGCTCTTCGCCAATTTTCTGATTCGCTTTCCGTTCTTTGCGAAGAATCGCTGCGATCTTGGCACGGGCACGGGCGGTCGTTGCAAATACCTCCCATTGCGGTTGTACACGTTGGGATTTGGAGGTCAATATTTCAACCTGATCTCCACTTTGCAGTTTATGACTTAGCGGCACCAGTTTATGATTGACCTTGGCGCCGATACAATGGCTACCGATATCTGTGTGCAGTGAGAAGGCAAAATCCAGTGCCGTAGAGTTTTGTGGCATTGTCTTTAACTCTCCCTTCGGAGTGAACACGAAGATTTCGGAAGCAAACAGGTTCAGTTTGATCGTATCCAAAAAGTCGATTGCGTCCGGTTGCGGATCATCCAGTATCTCTTTAATGGTTTTCAGCCATTTCTCCAGTTCACCTTCGTCTTCGCTGCCTCCTCCTTCTTTATATTTCCAGTGGGCGGCAAAGCCTTGTTCTGCAACATCGTTCATCCGTTCGCTGCGAATCTGTACCTCGATCCATTGTCCGTTGTTTCCCATCAGGGTGACGTGCAATGCTTGGTAACCATTCGCCTTCGGGTGGCTTACCCAGTCGCGTAGGCGGTCGGGATGAGGCTTGTATATCTTGGAAATGGAGACATAGATGTCGAAACAGTCGTTGAGCTCTTCTTCCACGTTGCGTGGTTCGAAGATGATGCGGACAGCGAGCAAGTCATAAATCTCCTCGAACGGGACGTGTTTGGTCTGCATCTTGTTCCAGATGGAGTAGATCGATTTCACACGTGCCAAAATCCGGTATTTCAGCCCCATCTTATCCAGCTGGGTGCGGATCGGAGCTGTGAAGTCGTTGAATACTTTGTCGCGTTCGGCGGCGGTAGCATTCAGCTTTTCTTCTATCTCGGCATATTCTTCGGGGTGTTCATATTTGAAGCTGAGGTTTTCAAGCTCTGTTTTTATCTTGTACAGACCTAGGCGGTTGGCTAACGGGGCATAGATGTAGAGAGTTTCTCCTGCTATCTTATATTGCTTGTTGGGCAGCATGGAACCCAGCGTGCGCATATTGTGCAAGCGGTCGGCTATTTTGATCAGGATAACTCGGATATCGTTCGACATGGTGAGCAGTAACTTCTTGAAGTTCTCTGCCTGTGCCGAAGCACGGTCACCGAAGATCCCTCCGGAGATTTTGGTCAGTCCGTCTACAATCTGGGCAATCTTCGGTCCAAAGATATTTTCGATGTCTTCTACCGTGTAATCAGTGTCTTCTACTACGTCGTGCAGCAGTGCCGCACAGATAGAAGTAGAACCAAGACCAATTTCGTTACATACTATTTGTGCAACGGCAATCGGGTGCATGATATAAGGTTCGCCGGATCGGCGTTTGATTCCTTTGTGTGCCTGATTAGCGAAGTTGAAAGCTTTTGTGATGATTTCAACTCGTTTGCGATGTTTAGTATGGAGATAATCATTCAGAAGTTCCTGGAACGCCTGATTGATCATCTCTTCATCTGCTATTTCTTTGGGGGTTATATTATCCATATTCGTTATCCTTTCATTCGCTTATTTTTGCAAAAATAAGCAAATTTCCGAATGAAGCAAGCGGGAAGTCATTTATTTGTAGATTTTCAATTGTTTTCCTGCTGCGATTCTGGTGTTCGACATACCGTTCCACTGCTGTATATCTTTGACACGTACGCCTAGCTTTTCGGCAATCGATGAAAGAGTGTCTCCACTTTTTATCTTATAATAAGTTAATTTTCCTTTACCGGCAACAGCGCTTGTCTGTCTGCGGGTGGTTGGAGTAACTTCTTTCACTGCAACGGTTTTGCGGTTGCGGAATAGCTCGTCGGCACGGTGTGCGTAGATTGTATCTTGCTTGTCAATAAACGTACTGATGGCACCTTGTGGTAAACGTAATGTACAAGGTTTGGTCGTGCCGGGAATCACTTGTTTCTTGTATTGGGGATTCAGGCTTTTCACTTCCTCCAGCGGAACATTGCAAAGTTCGGCAATCTGCTCGAAATGAAGGTTTTTAGTGACTTGCACCGTATCTGTGCTTGCCGGAATGTTTGTTTCCATCGGACAGATGTTGTGGTCGCAATAGTATGTCATCACGTAGTTGGCTGCGATGAAAGCAGGTACATATCCGCGTGTCTCTTTAGGCAGCAGGTTATAGATTTTCCAGTAATCCGTTTCGCCTCCGGCGCGGCGGATTGCCTTGTTGATAGTACCTGGGCCACAGTTATAGGCTGCTATAACCAGATTCCAGTCTCCATAAATATCGTACATCTCTTTCAAGTAACGGGCGGCAGCCCAGGTTGCTTTGATCGGGTCGCGGCGTTCGTCTATCAGACTATTGGATTCAAGACCGTAAATCTTTCCTGTTCCAATCATGAATTGCCACAGTCCAGAAGCACCGGCACGTGACACAGCTGAAGGATTCAGTGCAGATTCGATAATCGGCAGGTACTTCAGTTCCAAAGGAAGTCCGTAAGCGTCCAGTGCTTCTTCGAAAATAGGCATATAGAAATTGCAGGCGCTCAGCATGAATGAAACCTGATTGCGCAGGCGACCCGCGTACATATCGATGAATTTGCGTACAATGTCATTATAAGGCATTTCCATGACAGCCGGAATACGTGAAAGGCGGTCAATGTAGACAGAATCACTGAATAAAGGATTCACTTCCGCCGTACTGCAATCTTTGCCTAAATCAATATAGTTTTTAGCTTTCCAGTCGTTCAGCAGACTGTCGAGCGGGTAAGTCATACTCTTTGGAAGATCGATGCTTTCTTTGCGTTCGGTTCCGTTTTCACGAATAACTACATCTACACTTTGAGCTTTTACCTGTGTGGTTGCCAACAGGAAAAGGAAAATAATCGAACAATAGTTTTCTAATTTCTTCATGCTTTAATTATAAGTTCAATCTAAATTGTGTTTTTAAAATCGTAGTACGCATTGCAGTCCCACTGACTTATTCTTGTAACTGTTGGAGCGGAACTGGCTGTTATTGTCGATGACAGTTGGCTCCAGCTTCATACTCAAGTCAGGTGAAATGTCGAAGTTCGATAATTCCGCATCGACATAGGCATCGATGATGGAGATAAGGTATACTCCGATAAATGCAAATATACTAAGGTCCCGAAAACGACGGAACGAGTCCTTTCTTCGTTTCAAGGTGTTTTTCAGTTGCTCTTCATTATACTGGGCGTTCGGTGGCAGCAAATCTTCATAGCTCTTGGTGTTTGGATTACTGTCCATGATGTCCAGATAGGCCTGTGAATAGTCTTTATACATTTTCCCGTTCCAGCTGAGGGCATACGCACATCCTGCAAACCCTCCATATATAATAGGTAGTTTCCAGTATTTACGGTTGTAAATCTGTCCTCCGCCAGGGAATACGACTGCAAGCCATGTTGCTTTGGTCGGGTTGGGAATGAACAGTTTCTTGTTGAGATCCTGCACAGGAGGTACTGTGTCGGTTTTCACTACAATAGGTGCCGGCTGTTCTATCTTCTTCAGTTCTTTTTTATTGGCTGCGTCAAGACTGTCGGCTATCTGTATTTTGACAGCAGACAGACTGTCGGTTGCTTGCAGGCGTTCCGGATGCAATATTTTGATTGAATCCTTTTTCAACGAATCCATCACCTGAGCAGGATCCCGGTGCCTTCGTGCACGTGCTTTCGGTGCTTCCCGGCTCTGAATAATACTGTCTTTCTGTACCGGAGTCACAGGTTCTTGTGCATACACATCAATCCCTGCCACCTGTAGAAAACAGAGAAGCAGGGTGATGATGGGTAACTGATATTTCTTACTTTTTCTTGTCATCTACTTTTTTAGCGTATCGAAGATTTCCATGATACGTTCCAGTTCCTCCTCGTTGCTGAAAGGAATACTGATTTTTCCTTTCCCCTTTTCGGAGCAAGTCAGTTGTACCTTGGTGTTGAAAAATCCCGTGAGTTGTTGCTTTAGTAAATTAAACTCTTCCGGTAGTTTGCTGCGTTTCGGAGTGATTTTCCGTGTGCCGCTTTTCACAGCTTCTCCTTCGCTCAGCGATTTGACAATCTCTTCTACTTTGCGGACGGAGTATCCGTGTTCCTGTATCTCTTCGAATATTTTTACTTGAAGTTTGGGGTCGCCTAATGAAATCAATGCACGTGCATGTCCCATATCTAGCTGTTTGTTTTGTAGAGCCATCTGTATAGGAGCCGGCAGTTTCAGCAGACGCAGGTAGTTGGCGATAGTGGTCCGGTTCTTGCCGATACGTTCGCTCAGGCGTTCCTGTGTCAGTTCATACTGGTCCAGCAGATGTTGATAAGCCAATGCTATTTCTACCGCATTCAGGTCTTCACGCTGTATGTTTTCAATCAGCGCCATTTCCATCATGTTTTCGTCGTCGGCAGTGCGGATGTAGGCAGGGATGGTTTTCAGTCCTGCTTTTTGTGAAGCACGGTAACGACGCTCTCCCGCGATGATCTGATACTCATCGTCCGAGAGCTTGCGTAGAGTGATAGGCTGTATGATACCGATTTCCGCAATGGAATCAGCCAGTTCCTGCAATGCCGTTTGATCGAATTCGCGGCGTGGCTGATTGGGGTTGACGGTAATCTTCGCCAACTCTATTTCACTAATGGAAGAAGAACCTTCGGTTTTCACATCATCCATTGAGAGCAGGGCGTCAAGTCCGCGTCCTAATGCATTTCTTTTTTGTGTTGCCATATCTTCTTCGGTTATTTATTTCTGTTGATAATCTCTTTGGCAAGGGCGAGATGGTTTTTGGCACCGGTAGAGTCCGCATCATAAAGAATGGTCGGGATACCGTAGCTGGGAGCCTCGCTCAGTTTCACATTTCGCTGGATCACGCTGTTGAAAACTAATTCCTGGAAGTGTCTTTTCACTTCGTCGTAAATCTGGTTTGCCTGACGCAGACGTGAGTCATACATCGTCAGCAGGAAACCTTCGATTTCCAGAGCGGGATTCAGTTTCGACTTGATGATTTTAATCGTATTCAGCAGTTTGCTGATGCCTTCGAGAGCAAAATACTCAGCTTGCACGGGGATGATCACGGAGTCGGCTGCCGTCAGGGCATTGATGGTAATCAGTCCGAGTGAAGGAGAACAATCTATCAGAATATAGTCATATTCTTTCTTCAAGGGTGTGAGCACTTCTTTCAGTATCTTTTCGCGGTTTGGGAGGTTCAGCATTTCAATCTCTGCTCCTACAAGATTGATGTGCGAAGAGATCACTTTCAAAGAGTCGATTTCTGTGTCAAGAATAGCGTCCTGTACATTGGCTCTGTCAATAATGCATTCATAGATAGTGCATTCCGACTGCTTGATGTCCACTCCCAGGCCGGAAGAGGCATTTGCTTGCGGGTCTGCATCTACCACGAGTACTTTCTTTTCAAGTGTAGCAAGTGACGCTGCGAGATTAATCGTAGTCGTGGTCTTTCCTACACCCCCTTTTTGATTGGCCAAAGCAATTATTTTTCCCATATACTCTAAATTTATTGGCAGCGAAATAAGTGATAATTCCTTAGAGCGCCTACGAAAAAAGAGAAACTTTGCATTTTCTGTTGATAAGTCACCGGTTTTGTTAATAACTGCCGGACGAAACAGTTCCGAAACCTGGTTGATTTTATCATCATACTTTCTCTGTTTGAGCTTGCAAATATACATATTTATATTGGATATCTATTTCTTTTTTTACTCGCTTGCAGAAGATTAAGATTTGTAAACGGGTGTATATTCGTCAGATAGCGATGTGATTAATGTGATATTCGGAGATAAGCGGTTGGCAGTACGGTTACTTTTTGCTACTTTTGTGCGAACATTAAAAAGGAAAGGATTGAATATATGGAAAGTAAGAAGCCGTTGATCCTCGTTTCGAATGACGATGGTGTTATGGCTAAAGGTATTAGTGAATTGGTGAAGTTCCTTCGTCCGTTGGGGGAAATTGTTGTAATGGCACCCGACTCTCCGCGCTCCGGCAGCGGCAGTGCATTGACGGTGACTCATCCGGTTCATTATCAACTGGTCAAAAGAGAAGTGGGACTGACTGTATATAAATGTACAGGAACGCCGACCGATTGTATCAAGCTGGCATTGGGCTCAGTGCTCGACCGGAAGCCTGACCTGATCGTAGGCGGTATCAATCATGGAGATAATTCCGCTATTAACGTGCATTATTCGGGAACGATGGGAGTGGTGATTGAAGGCTGTCTGAAGGGAATTCCTTCGATTGGTTTTTCTCTGTGCAATCATCGGCCCGATGCTGATTTTGAACCTTCGGGTCCTTATATACGCAAGATAGCTGCCATGATATTGGAAAAAGGACTGCCCCCGTTGACTTGTCTTAATGTGAACTTTCCCGATACTCCCAACCTCAAAGGAGTGAAGGTTTGCGAACAGGCAAAGGGATGCTGGGTGAATGAATGGGTAACTTGCCCCCGTCTCGATGACCATAATTACTTTTGGCTGACCGGTTCATTCACCGATCATGAACTTGAAAACGAGAATAATGATCATTGGGCGCTGGAAAACGGATATGTGGCTATCACGCCAACGACAGTCGATATGACTGCTTATGGCTTTATAGATGAACTGAATGGCTATTGTCAGCAACTGGAATTCTGACATACGCATTGTGCTGATTTCAAATTTCAAAACTCCTAATTCAAAATTCCCATGAAGTACTATCTGATTGTCGGTGAAGCTTCCGGAGACTTGCATGCGTCCCATTTGATGACGGCCCTCAAGGCGGAAGATCCTCAGGCCGATTTCCGCTTTTTCGGCGGAGATCTGATGGCTGCCGTCGGAGGAACGATGGTGAAGCATTATAAAGAACTGGCGTATATGGGATTTATCCCTGTACTACTTCATTTGCGTACGATCTTTGCAAATATGAAACGTTGCAAGGAAGATATTGTGGCCTGGAATCCCGATGTGGTGATCTTGGTCGATTATCCCGGTTTCAATCTTAACATAGCTAAGTTTGTGCATTCCGAGACGCAGATTCCTGTCTTCTATTATATTTCTCCGAAGATATGGGCATGGAAAGAGTACCGCATAAAGAATATCAAACGTGATGTGGATGAACTTTTCTCCATTCTTCCTTTTGAAGTGGAGTTTTATACTTTGAAACACCGCTATCCTATACATTATGTAGGAAATCCTACGGTAGATGAAGTGACTGCCTATCAGAAAGCTCATCCCAAAAATCCGGAAGCATTCTTGGCGGATAATAACCTGGAGGATAAACCGATAATCGCACTATTGGCGGGAAGCCGGAAACAGGAGATCAAGGATAATCTGCCGGATATGCTGAAGGCGGCTTCTGCTTTTCCCGATTATCAACTGGTACTGGCCGGTGCTCCCGGCATCGCTCCGGAGTATTACAAGCAATATGTAGGGCAGGCTAAAGTGAAAATAATCTTTGCCCAGACCTATCGTTTGCTACAACATGCGGAGGTGGCTTTGGCCACTTCGGGTACGGCGACTCTTGAGACAGCCTTGTTCCGTGTTCCTCAGGTGGTTTGTTACTATACACCGATTGGAAAAGTGGTTTCGTTTTTGCGTCGTCATATATTGAAAGTGAAATTTATTTCACTGGTCAATCTGATTGCAGACCGTGAGGTCGTAAAGGAGTTGGTTGCAGATACAATGACAGTCGGAAATATGCAGAATGAACTAAAGAAACTGATTGAAGATCAGGAGTATAAGAATCGTATGCTTGCCGAATATGAGTATATGGCAGATCGGTTGGGACCTGCAGGTGCTCCCCAGCATGCCGCTCGCAAAATGCTTGAACTGTTGAAAAAATAACTTTCTTTTTCTGAATAAACGTAAAGCCGGTGCAGTAAATGCCCGGCTTTTTTATTTATATAGCAGAAGAATTAAAAAGAGAGGAACAAATATGAAAAAATTTAATTGGCTTTTAGTAATGTTATTGCTCGCATTGGTACCTGCGCTGCAATCATGTGACGACGATGGGTACTCAATTGGAGACATAGGATGGGATTGGGCTACAGTTCGTGCCACCGGTGGCGGTGGTTATTATCTGGAAGGTGATCGTTGGGGTATGATTGATCCGGTGGCCAGTTCTATTCCTTGGTACAAACCGGTAGACGGTGAACGAGTAGTTGCTTTTTTCAATCCTTTGGCTGATACGGATAAGGGTGCTCAGGTAAAGATTGAAGGAATTCAGGAAGTGTTGACAAAAGAGGTGGAAGATATGACGGCTGAAAATGAAGAGGAATTCGGTAATGATCCTATCGTGATTTATCAAGGAGATATGTGGCTGGGAGGAAAGTTTTTGAATATCATCTTCCATCAGTATTTGCCTCGTTCTGAAAAGCACCGCATCAGTCTTGTACAGAATAAGATAGAACCGGAAGCTCCGGAAACACCGGAAGCTTTGAATGTGGATGAAGATGGGTATATACATCTGGAATTACGTTACAATACGTATGATGATGTAACTGGATACCGGGGATGGGGACGAGTTTCTTATAATCTGGAAGAGTTCTATCCAACGGCAAAAGATGCAGCTGAAACAGAATTTAAAGGATTTAAGGTGACTATTAATTCAAAAGAAAATGGAGAAGGAAGAGTGATCGTTCTTGATTTGGATCATCCGGTAGGCGTTCCGGAAAAAGCGAAAGATGTGCATTCTACTTCTTTTGTTAAATAGCAAAACTTTTATAAATAACTAAACCTAAACCTTGACGAACACTGTGTGTGAAAAAAAAAGGTCGGAAGTGCTTCAAAGCGGCTTCCGACCTTTTATTTTATTTATTCTGTTATTAAAACCAAGTTAGTGCATACAGATAAAAGACTGCTGCCGGTATAGCCATCAAAGCACTGTCGAAACGGTCGAGCATCCCTCCGTGTCCCGGAAGAATGGTCCCTGAATCTTTAACGTGCAGCTGGCGTTTCAGTAATGATTCTGTCAGGTCGCCCCATGTTCCGAAAACGACAACGACTAAAGCGAGACCTGCCCATTCCCACATCGACATAATCGTGAAGTAATGTGCCAAGACAAAAGAAGCTCCGATAGCTACTACTCCGCCGCCGATGGAACCTTCCCATGATTTTTTAGGAGAGATACGTTCAAACAAGCGGTGTTTGCCAATTAATGAACCGACGCAATATGCACCTGTATCACTCAGCCAAAGGAATATAAAGATGGACAATGGCAGAATCGGATTGTAGCTTACGCTGCTATATTCCGGATCAGTATGAAACGCCAAGACATTAAGCAAGGCAAACGGCAGGCCTATATAAAGCTGGCTGAGCATGGAATATGCCCAGTTAAGCATTGAACTTGCCTTTTTCAGATACAATTCGCTGATCATCAAATAGAGCAGCAACAGCAAATAAGGAATGAAAATCTTGGAGTCGGCTGCGTCGATACAGAATCCCATCACTGCGAGGAACAGGTAAGCTCCTCCCAGCATGATAATGGTTTTGTTTACGTTGACTCCTTCTGCACGGCTGTTGATTAACTGTCCGAATTCATAGATCGTCAGTGCACTGATCGCCATGAACAGAATGCCGAAGCTGAAAGAATTATAGAGTATACATCCCACCAGAATGGCGACAAAGAGTATACCCGTAATGGCCCGTTTTATAAAATTACTAATCAAAATCTTCGTGTTTTAATTATTTAGATTCGGTAGTTTGTTCTTTCTCATTGGATTTTGCTTCTATAGTAACTTTTCCTTCTACGGTTACTTTTTTTCCTTCCGCAGTGATTTTCGTTTCTGTAGTTGCTTCTTCCTGAGCAGAATTTTTAGCTTCCTCTTCTTTGATTTCTTGTTCTTCTGCTTTCAGTTTCTCGGCAAGTTCTCTTTCCGCTCTGGCAGCATCCTGGCTTTCTTTGGCAGCCATGATTTCTTCCGAGCGGGATGCCCACGGGCGTTTACCGAAAATACGTTCAACGTCTTCGGCAAAGATCACTTCTTTGTCGATCAGTAACTGAGCCAGTTCATTGTGTCCTTCCATATGTTCGGACAAAAT
This sequence is a window from Bacteroides thetaiotaomicron VPI-5482. Protein-coding genes within it:
- a CDS encoding ParB/RepB/Spo0J family partition protein; its protein translation is MATQKRNALGRGLDALLSMDDVKTEGSSSISEIELAKITVNPNQPRREFDQTALQELADSIAEIGIIQPITLRKLSDDEYQIIAGERRYRASQKAGLKTIPAYIRTADDENMMEMALIENIQREDLNAVEIALAYQHLLDQYELTQERLSERIGKNRTTIANYLRLLKLPAPIQMALQNKQLDMGHARALISLGDPKLQVKIFEEIQEHGYSVRKVEEIVKSLSEGEAVKSGTRKITPKRSKLPEEFNLLKQQLTGFFNTKVQLTCSEKGKGKISIPFSNEEELERIMEIFDTLKK
- the surE gene encoding 5'/3'-nucleotidase SurE, with amino-acid sequence MESKKPLILVSNDDGVMAKGISELVKFLRPLGEIVVMAPDSPRSGSGSALTVTHPVHYQLVKREVGLTVYKCTGTPTDCIKLALGSVLDRKPDLIVGGINHGDNSAINVHYSGTMGVVIEGCLKGIPSIGFSLCNHRPDADFEPSGPYIRKIAAMILEKGLPPLTCLNVNFPDTPNLKGVKVCEQAKGCWVNEWVTCPRLDDHNYFWLTGSFTDHELENENNDHWALENGYVAITPTTVDMTAYGFIDELNGYCQQLEF
- a CDS encoding DUF5683 domain-containing protein, yielding MTRKSKKYQLPIITLLLCFLQVAGIDVYAQEPVTPVQKDSIIQSREAPKARARRHRDPAQVMDSLKKDSIKILHPERLQATDSLSAVKIQIADSLDAANKKELKKIEQPAPIVVKTDTVPPVQDLNKKLFIPNPTKATWLAVVFPGGGQIYNRKYWKLPIIYGGFAGCAYALSWNGKMYKDYSQAYLDIMDSNPNTKSYEDLLPPNAQYNEEQLKNTLKRRKDSFRRFRDLSIFAFIGVYLISIIDAYVDAELSNFDISPDLSMKLEPTVIDNNSQFRSNSYKNKSVGLQCVLRF
- a CDS encoding phosphatidate cytidylyltransferase, which produces MISNFIKRAITGILFVAILVGCILYNSFSFGILFMAISALTIYEFGQLINSRAEGVNVNKTIIMLGGAYLFLAVMGFCIDAADSKIFIPYLLLLLYLMISELYLKKASSMLNWAYSMLSQLYIGLPFALLNVLAFHTDPEYSSVSYNPILPLSIFIFLWLSDTGAYCVGSLIGKHRLFERISPKKSWEGSIGGGVVAIGASFVLAHYFTIMSMWEWAGLALVVVVFGTWGDLTESLLKRQLHVKDSGTILPGHGGMLDRFDSALMAIPAAVFYLYALTWF
- the lpxB gene encoding lipid-A-disaccharide synthase, which encodes MKYYLIVGEASGDLHASHLMTALKAEDPQADFRFFGGDLMAAVGGTMVKHYKELAYMGFIPVLLHLRTIFANMKRCKEDIVAWNPDVVILVDYPGFNLNIAKFVHSETQIPVFYYISPKIWAWKEYRIKNIKRDVDELFSILPFEVEFYTLKHRYPIHYVGNPTVDEVTAYQKAHPKNPEAFLADNNLEDKPIIALLAGSRKQEIKDNLPDMLKAASAFPDYQLVLAGAPGIAPEYYKQYVGQAKVKIIFAQTYRLLQHAEVALATSGTATLETALFRVPQVVCYYTPIGKVVSFLRRHILKVKFISLVNLIADREVVKELVADTMTVGNMQNELKKLIEDQEYKNRMLAEYEYMADRLGPAGAPQHAARKMLELLKK
- a CDS encoding MerR family transcriptional regulator; protein product: MLNTDKELKLYYSIAEVADMFGVNASLLRFWEKEFPQISPRTTGRGIRQYRKEDVETIGLIYHLVKEKGLTLPGARQRLKDNKEATVRNYEIVNRLKGIKEELLAIKKELDGR
- a CDS encoding NigD-like protein, translated to MKKFNWLLVMLLLALVPALQSCDDDGYSIGDIGWDWATVRATGGGGYYLEGDRWGMIDPVASSIPWYKPVDGERVVAFFNPLADTDKGAQVKIEGIQEVLTKEVEDMTAENEEEFGNDPIVIYQGDMWLGGKFLNIIFHQYLPRSEKHRISLVQNKIEPEAPETPEALNVDEDGYIHLELRYNTYDDVTGYRGWGRVSYNLEEFYPTAKDAAETEFKGFKVTINSKENGEGRVIVLDLDHPVGVPEKAKDVHSTSFVK
- a CDS encoding RelA/SpoT family protein encodes the protein MDNITPKEIADEEMINQAFQELLNDYLHTKHRKRVEIITKAFNFANQAHKGIKRRSGEPYIMHPIAVAQIVCNEIGLGSTSICAALLHDVVEDTDYTVEDIENIFGPKIAQIVDGLTKISGGIFGDRASAQAENFKKLLLTMSNDIRVILIKIADRLHNMRTLGSMLPNKQYKIAGETLYIYAPLANRLGLYKIKTELENLSFKYEHPEEYAEIEEKLNATAAERDKVFNDFTAPIRTQLDKMGLKYRILARVKSIYSIWNKMQTKHVPFEEIYDLLAVRIIFEPRNVEEELNDCFDIYVSISKIYKPHPDRLRDWVSHPKANGYQALHVTLMGNNGQWIEVQIRSERMNDVAEQGFAAHWKYKEGGGSEDEGELEKWLKTIKEILDDPQPDAIDFLDTIKLNLFASEIFVFTPKGELKTMPQNSTALDFAFSLHTDIGSHCIGAKVNHKLVPLSHKLQSGDQVEILTSKSQRVQPQWEVFATTARARAKIAAILRKERKANQKIGEELLNEFLKKEEIRPEEAVIEKLRKFHNFKNEEELLAAIGSKAITLGEADKNELREKQTSNWKKYLTFSFGNSNKEKPEEKEPQEKEKINPKEILKLTEESLQKKYIMAECCHPIPGDDVLGYVDENDRIIIHKRQCPVAAKLKSSYGNRILATEWDTHKELSFLVYIYLRGIDSMGLLNEVTQVISRQLNVNIRKLAIETNDGIFEGKIQLWVHDVEDVKTICNNLKKIQNIKQVNRVEE
- a CDS encoding lytic transglycosylase domain-containing protein, whose product is MKKLENYCSIIFLFLLATTQVKAQSVDVVIRENGTERKESIDLPKSMTYPLDSLLNDWKAKNYIDLGKDCSTAEVNPLFSDSVYIDRLSRIPAVMEMPYNDIVRKFIDMYAGRLRNQVSFMLSACNFYMPIFEEALDAYGLPLELKYLPIIESALNPSAVSRAGASGLWQFMIGTGKIYGLESNSLIDERRDPIKATWAAARYLKEMYDIYGDWNLVIAAYNCGPGTINKAIRRAGGETDYWKIYNLLPKETRGYVPAFIAANYVMTYYCDHNICPMETNIPASTDTVQVTKNLHFEQIAELCNVPLEEVKSLNPQYKKQVIPGTTKPCTLRLPQGAISTFIDKQDTIYAHRADELFRNRKTVAVKEVTPTTRRQTSAVAGKGKLTYYKIKSGDTLSSIAEKLGVRVKDIQQWNGMSNTRIAAGKQLKIYK
- a CDS encoding ParA family protein codes for the protein MGKIIALANQKGGVGKTTTTINLAASLATLEKKVLVVDADPQANASSGLGVDIKQSECTIYECIIDRANVQDAILDTEIDSLKVISSHINLVGAEIEMLNLPNREKILKEVLTPLKKEYDYILIDCSPSLGLITINALTAADSVIIPVQAEYFALEGISKLLNTIKIIKSKLNPALEIEGFLLTMYDSRLRQANQIYDEVKRHFQELVFNSVIQRNVKLSEAPSYGIPTILYDADSTGAKNHLALAKEIINRNK